The Vallitalea okinawensis genome window below encodes:
- a CDS encoding glycoside hydrolase family 3 C-terminal domain-containing protein codes for MEKYNYSFQDTELTLEERVNDLVTRLTLEEKISQMLHYSPAINRLGIPSYNWWNECLHGVARAGVATVFPQAIGMAASFDARLIKEAATVISDEARAKHHEYVRQGDRGIYKGLTFWSPNINIFRDPRWGRGHETYGEDPFLTGKLGVAFIQGLQGSDPKYLKVAACAKHFAVHSGPEKHRHSFDAIVSKKDLYETYLPAFEACVKEGEVEAVMGAYNRTNGEPCCGSTTLLNDILRDDWGFDGHVVSDCGAICDFHMYHKITETPQESAALAVNAGSDLNCGNTYAFLLSAIEQGLLNEHAIDRAIKRLFATRFRLGQFDPEEQNPYTSIPYELNDCEAHHELAKNIARRGMVLLKNEKNLLPLKKDKLNTIAIIGPNADDRVALLGNYNGTPSVTCTPLEGIRRAVNENTRVYYSEGCDIQSDQIDGFGNSTSKISEAVSVAERADVAVICVGLNPLIEGEAGDASNSDAAGDKISLKLPGLQNKLIEKVVATGTPTIVVVLAGSAMDLQWADQNTSAVIQAWYPGAEGGAALADLLFGVDDFTGCLPVTFVKSTEDLPDFRDYNMKGRTYRYIEKEPLYPFGYGLSYNDYSYSHMQVSSQTLSENQKLDVSVTVTNNGIIKGSEVIQVYIKANNPGIPVPHWSLANIEVIDLNPNDSKEKQITLLPEQFMLINEEGKKVYVPGEYTIFIGGSQPDGVSERLSGKKVLRQTIKLV; via the coding sequence ATGGAAAAATATAATTACTCTTTTCAAGATACAGAGTTAACTTTAGAAGAACGTGTTAATGATTTAGTAACTCGATTAACTTTAGAGGAAAAAATATCGCAGATGTTGCATTATTCACCTGCAATCAATAGGTTAGGAATCCCATCATATAACTGGTGGAATGAGTGCCTACATGGTGTTGCAAGAGCTGGTGTTGCAACAGTTTTTCCACAAGCTATAGGGATGGCTGCATCCTTTGATGCTCGATTAATAAAGGAAGCTGCAACTGTAATTTCTGATGAAGCTCGAGCAAAACATCATGAGTATGTACGGCAGGGAGATAGAGGGATTTATAAGGGATTAACTTTTTGGTCCCCAAATATTAATATTTTTAGAGATCCTAGATGGGGGCGTGGCCATGAGACCTATGGTGAAGATCCGTTCCTAACAGGAAAGCTAGGTGTAGCATTTATACAAGGATTGCAAGGTAGTGATCCAAAATACCTAAAAGTTGCAGCCTGCGCAAAACATTTCGCAGTACATAGTGGACCTGAGAAGCATAGGCATTCTTTTGATGCAATTGTTTCCAAGAAGGATTTATACGAAACCTATTTACCAGCCTTTGAAGCCTGTGTTAAAGAAGGAGAAGTAGAAGCGGTCATGGGAGCATATAATAGAACTAATGGTGAGCCATGCTGTGGCTCAACAACTCTACTCAACGATATTTTACGAGATGATTGGGGATTTGATGGTCATGTTGTATCAGACTGTGGGGCTATATGTGACTTTCATATGTATCATAAAATAACTGAAACACCCCAAGAATCCGCTGCATTGGCTGTTAATGCAGGAAGTGACTTAAATTGTGGTAATACGTATGCTTTCTTACTCTCAGCTATAGAGCAAGGGTTACTTAATGAGCATGCGATTGATAGGGCTATAAAAAGACTTTTCGCAACACGTTTTAGGTTGGGACAATTCGATCCAGAAGAGCAGAACCCTTATACATCTATACCTTATGAATTGAATGATTGCGAAGCACACCACGAGTTGGCTAAAAATATTGCAAGAAGAGGAATGGTACTACTAAAAAATGAAAAAAATCTTCTTCCATTAAAAAAAGATAAATTAAACACAATAGCTATTATTGGACCTAATGCAGATGATAGGGTAGCATTATTAGGAAATTATAATGGTACACCATCAGTAACATGTACTCCATTGGAGGGAATTCGAAGAGCTGTTAATGAAAATACACGTGTCTATTATTCCGAGGGATGTGATATTCAAAGTGATCAAATTGATGGTTTTGGTAATTCTACAAGTAAAATTAGTGAAGCGGTATCTGTAGCTGAACGAGCTGATGTGGCAGTAATTTGTGTAGGGCTAAACCCACTAATTGAAGGGGAAGCAGGGGATGCTTCTAACTCAGATGCTGCTGGTGATAAGATATCTTTAAAGCTACCGGGACTTCAAAATAAACTGATTGAAAAGGTGGTTGCAACGGGGACTCCAACTATTGTTGTTGTACTTGCAGGTAGTGCTATGGATTTACAATGGGCTGATCAAAATACATCTGCAGTTATTCAAGCTTGGTACCCAGGAGCTGAAGGTGGAGCTGCCCTTGCGGATTTATTGTTTGGTGTAGATGATTTCACAGGGTGTCTGCCAGTTACATTTGTAAAAAGTACTGAAGATTTACCTGATTTTAGAGATTACAATATGAAAGGACGAACATATCGCTATATAGAGAAGGAGCCATTATATCCCTTTGGTTATGGATTAAGTTATAATGATTATTCATATTCACATATGCAAGTATCATCTCAAACATTATCTGAAAATCAAAAACTCGATGTAAGTGTCACCGTAACCAATAATGGCATAATAAAAGGAAGTGAAGTTATTCAAGTATACATAAAAGCCAATAACCCTGGTATTCCTGTACCACATTGGTCCTTAGCTAATATAGAAGTTATTGATTTAAATCCCAATGATTCTAAAGAAAAACAAATAACTTTATTGCCTGAACAATTCATGCTTATCAATGAGGAAGGTAAAAAAGTTTATGTACCAGGTGAATATACAATCTTTATTGGTGGTAGTCAACCTGATGGAGTCAGTGAGAGGCTGAGTGGTAAGAAGGTTCTTAGGCAGACAATAAAACTGGTATAA
- a CDS encoding helix-turn-helix domain-containing protein translates to MPIGKELNKRTVYDYELELITESLGGWMYIDNRRVDVHQGDILFRQPGQTTQGVMRYNSIWTCFQFAQLESSFTPDYLHTEKRKITERINHPIINQIREKNICGHFDKYFNIFMELFNHHINPQQGSEIYIKSLLLQLTYRLSLQSREDTLMEQQNSNKMCEVGEYIRNNLDKDLSLRTLSEYAMFSPTYFHQQFTQLIGSTPNQYVKQQRLIKAKELLIHTPKTIEDISITCGFKSSAYFCFTFKKELGITPSEFKKGYTKIY, encoded by the coding sequence ATGCCTATAGGAAAAGAACTTAATAAACGAACAGTTTATGATTATGAATTAGAACTCATCACAGAAAGCCTTGGAGGATGGATGTATATTGATAATAGAAGAGTAGACGTACATCAAGGTGACATATTATTTAGACAGCCTGGTCAAACAACACAAGGTGTAATGCGCTATAACAGTATTTGGACATGCTTTCAGTTTGCTCAATTGGAGTCCTCTTTTACTCCTGATTATTTACATACTGAGAAAAGAAAAATTACCGAGCGCATTAACCATCCAATTATTAACCAAATTAGAGAAAAAAATATATGTGGGCATTTTGATAAATACTTCAACATCTTTATGGAGTTATTTAATCATCATATTAACCCTCAGCAGGGTTCAGAAATATACATAAAGTCTTTACTCCTTCAACTGACCTACAGACTCTCTCTGCAATCAAGAGAAGATACATTAATGGAACAGCAAAACAGTAATAAAATGTGTGAAGTTGGTGAATACATAAGAAATAATTTAGACAAAGATCTATCTCTACGAACGTTAAGTGAATACGCCATGTTTAGTCCTACTTATTTTCATCAACAATTTACACAACTTATAGGGTCTACTCCAAACCAATATGTTAAACAACAAAGACTAATAAAGGCTAAGGAATTACTTATTCATACTCCAAAAACTATTGAAGATATCAGTATTACTTGTGGTTTTAAAAGTAGTGCTTACTTTTGTTTTACTTTTAAGAAAGAATTAGGTATAACACCGAGTGAATTTAAAAAAGGATATACAAAGATTTATTAA
- a CDS encoding FAD-dependent oxidoreductase, translating to MNTFKSHSYWITSTEETSYPALKEDLRVDALVIGGGIAGITSATLLSDAGLSIALIEANRICRGTTGHTTAKITSQHNLIYADLIKHLGFEKAEQYAIANQHAIRKIRQLVKQYSIDCQLTNRNAYVYTDELSNVCSIEKEVKAAQSLNLPADYVTNLNFPVKSLSGIRFSNQAEFHPRKYILKLAYELTKKAPIYENTRALDIDENTPYTISTTGGKVIADYVIVASHYPFYDKGSFYFAKMYPETSYIVGTTMKHDFNTDMYIGFDDPTRSLRSYSSESEHLLLVGGESHKTGKGKDGSIHYKHLENFIESVSPQSPIRYRWLAQDYITLDKVPYIGLLNRNMDHVYVATGFGKWGMTSGTVAAMIIKDLILKGKNPWASVFSPSRHLDGQKIKQIIVNGTDSAYELIKGKLTDYQSTLEAIPIDQCNIIEINSNNIGVYKDKNGELFAVDITCQHLKCELVWNQAERTWDCPCHGSRYNYRGEVFDGPSNANLVRIDIDSIFS from the coding sequence ATGAATACATTTAAATCACACTCATATTGGATTACGTCTACTGAAGAAACTAGTTATCCCGCATTGAAAGAAGATTTAAGAGTAGATGCTTTGGTTATCGGTGGAGGTATTGCTGGTATTACATCTGCAACATTATTAAGTGATGCAGGCCTATCTATCGCTCTCATTGAAGCAAATAGAATTTGTAGAGGAACTACAGGACATACAACTGCTAAAATAACTTCTCAACATAACCTTATCTATGCAGACTTAATTAAACATTTGGGGTTTGAAAAAGCAGAACAGTATGCTATAGCTAATCAGCACGCTATTCGAAAGATACGTCAATTGGTTAAACAATACTCTATCGATTGTCAACTTACCAATAGAAATGCATACGTCTATACAGACGAACTATCTAATGTATGTTCTATAGAAAAAGAGGTAAAAGCTGCTCAGAGTCTTAATCTTCCAGCAGATTATGTTACTAACTTAAACTTTCCAGTTAAATCACTATCTGGTATTCGTTTTTCTAATCAAGCAGAGTTTCATCCAAGAAAATATATACTAAAACTAGCTTATGAGCTTACTAAAAAAGCTCCTATTTACGAGAATACGCGTGCGCTTGATATTGATGAAAATACCCCATATACAATCTCAACTACTGGTGGGAAAGTTATCGCTGACTATGTGATTGTTGCCTCTCACTACCCCTTTTATGATAAAGGTAGTTTCTACTTTGCCAAGATGTATCCAGAGACTTCATATATTGTTGGGACAACAATGAAACATGATTTTAATACAGATATGTACATTGGCTTCGATGATCCTACTAGATCTTTACGAAGTTATTCATCTGAATCCGAACATCTGCTTCTTGTTGGTGGCGAATCTCATAAGACAGGTAAGGGAAAAGACGGTTCTATACATTATAAACATCTTGAAAATTTTATTGAATCTGTATCGCCTCAATCACCTATCCGATATCGCTGGCTAGCCCAAGACTATATCACTTTAGATAAGGTACCTTATATTGGTCTTTTGAATAGAAATATGGATCACGTTTATGTTGCCACAGGATTTGGTAAATGGGGAATGACTAGTGGTACTGTGGCTGCCATGATTATTAAGGACTTAATTCTTAAAGGAAAGAATCCATGGGCATCCGTTTTTTCACCCTCAAGACATCTTGATGGCCAAAAAATTAAGCAGATCATTGTAAATGGTACAGATTCTGCGTATGAGTTAATTAAAGGAAAACTTACTGACTATCAATCGACACTAGAGGCTATTCCTATAGATCAATGTAATATTATTGAGATAAATAGTAATAACATTGGAGTTTATAAAGATAAAAATGGTGAATTATTTGCTGTAGATATAACTTGTCAACATCTAAAGTGTGAATTAGTCTGGAATCAAGCTGAAAGAACATGGGACTGCCCCTGTCATGGTTCAAGATACAACTATAGGGGGGAAGTCTTTGATGGTCCTTCAAACGCTAATCTCGTCAGGATTGACATTGACTCTATTTTTTCATAA
- a CDS encoding L-2-amino-thiazoline-4-carboxylic acid hydrolase, producing MHKYYMSKENKILKSYGKLSKKAESILLEVYDKDTVTEIIIKTEEQYKNIIPRLPYIGGKNNVMTPIIEFNGWIISFYKAMNQKGFDATVVAYIARAVFLSIFNKIPKPIGALIGKVPFTGAGIKFFKKQAEKSQLKQYPEDFVYTIEVIKKEGKEVEVEFEFLECAVHKFYQAEDAEALKVFCNFGDPIYSQRFEMGVNADHTFAQGCHTCRLNYNNKRPTYTPSNVQQMIEEAQVIMKK from the coding sequence TTGCATAAGTATTACATGAGTAAAGAGAATAAAATTCTAAAATCATATGGTAAGTTATCAAAAAAGGCTGAAAGTATATTATTAGAAGTTTATGATAAGGATACAGTGACAGAAATTATCATTAAAACAGAAGAGCAATATAAGAATATTATTCCTAGATTACCTTATATAGGTGGGAAAAACAATGTTATGACTCCTATAATTGAATTTAACGGTTGGATTATCAGTTTCTATAAAGCCATGAATCAAAAAGGTTTTGATGCAACAGTAGTAGCTTATATAGCAAGGGCAGTATTTTTAAGTATATTTAATAAAATTCCCAAACCGATAGGTGCACTGATAGGCAAAGTACCCTTTACTGGAGCAGGCATAAAATTCTTTAAAAAGCAGGCTGAGAAATCCCAATTAAAACAATATCCAGAAGACTTCGTTTATACTATAGAAGTCATAAAAAAAGAAGGAAAAGAAGTGGAAGTAGAATTTGAGTTTCTCGAATGTGCTGTACACAAATTCTACCAGGCTGAAGACGCTGAAGCCTTAAAGGTATTCTGTAATTTTGGTGATCCAATTTACAGTCAACGCTTTGAGATGGGGGTAAATGCAGACCATACCTTTGCACAAGGTTGTCATACCTGTAGGCTCAATTATAACAATAAGCGACCAACCTACACCCCATCTAATGTTCAACAAATGATAGAAGAAGCACAAGTAATTATGAAAAAATAG
- a CDS encoding TetR/AcrR family transcriptional regulator, protein MGKREEKKKLTKQKILDVSKKIFKEVGYEEAKTSLIAKEAGIAEGTIFNYFNTKAEILVTIVDEYLVMEDYAFNYNLKDHKEVKAEIHRGLEYYLSNVDLVDKCFLKVIFATITYKGNESTQIFNVLKMADDKVLANLRRYLEHVYEHKCTNEIDVILRIIYSNIVFAFLEYVTDEQMTTKTLADNIYRTIEYIL, encoded by the coding sequence ATGGGTAAAAGAGAAGAAAAAAAGAAATTGACTAAGCAAAAGATTTTAGATGTTTCTAAGAAAATATTTAAAGAAGTAGGTTATGAAGAGGCAAAGACTTCATTAATTGCTAAAGAAGCAGGTATAGCAGAGGGAACCATTTTTAATTATTTTAATACCAAAGCAGAAATTTTAGTGACTATTGTAGATGAGTATTTAGTTATGGAAGATTATGCTTTTAATTATAACTTAAAAGATCATAAAGAGGTGAAGGCAGAAATTCATCGAGGGTTGGAATATTATTTAAGTAATGTAGATTTAGTGGATAAGTGTTTTTTAAAAGTCATTTTTGCAACAATTACGTATAAAGGAAATGAAAGCACCCAGATTTTTAATGTTTTAAAAATGGCAGATGATAAGGTGCTGGCCAATCTAAGAAGGTACTTGGAACATGTCTATGAACACAAATGTACAAATGAAATAGATGTTATCCTTAGAATCATTTACTCGAATATAGTCTTTGCCTTTTTAGAATATGTCACGGATGAACAAATGACGACTAAGACATTAGCTGATAACATATATAGGACGATTGAATATATACTGTAA
- a CDS encoding amidohydrolase: protein MDLILYNAKAVTLNDEQPYAEAVGIRGSKIAIVGSNEEVLQHRNTDTKVMDLLGKSLVPGFNDSHMHLINFANVRRMIPLSDCQSIEEVISLSRVFLKNHPNHSGWIKGRGWKQENFVEKRFLNKYDLDQISTEHPIIMTRACGHVMVVNSKALEIAGINSDTPQPEGGQIDVDHKGEPTGVFREHAIGLIYDFIESPGLDEIKSMIYEVCRLALKDGITSIQTDDFQTFSDSDYDKIIQAYEELKEEGNLPIRIYQQCLLQELNDLKQFLDKGYYTGYGDEYFKIGPLKLLADGSLGARTALLSQPYEDDPSTCGIGVFTQEELDAIVTYAHDNGMQIAIHCIGDEILDRAIKSYEKALQLQPRNNHRHGIVHCQITREDLTSRLIKSNIIAYIQPIFLDSDIPIVEKRIGKDRAKVSYNFKTMMDLGIHTPYGSDCPVEPFNVMKSIFCAVTREDLHGVPKGGWLPDQKVTLMEALHNYTKESAYASFEEHLKGSIEEGLLADLVVLDRDIMNLSNDLLKDVLVDMTIVNGEIKYMRDY from the coding sequence GTGGATTTAATCTTGTATAATGCGAAGGCAGTAACCCTTAATGATGAGCAACCCTATGCTGAAGCAGTTGGAATTAGAGGATCAAAGATAGCTATTGTCGGATCCAATGAAGAAGTATTGCAACATAGAAATACAGATACAAAAGTAATGGACCTTCTAGGCAAGTCGTTAGTTCCAGGATTTAATGATAGCCATATGCACTTAATCAATTTTGCCAATGTTAGAAGGATGATACCACTTAGTGATTGTCAATCTATTGAAGAAGTTATCAGCCTTAGTAGAGTTTTTTTAAAGAATCATCCAAATCATTCAGGTTGGATAAAAGGAAGAGGATGGAAACAAGAGAATTTCGTTGAAAAACGCTTTCTAAACAAATATGACCTTGATCAAATTAGTACAGAACACCCAATTATCATGACAAGAGCATGTGGACATGTCATGGTAGTAAATTCAAAAGCACTTGAAATAGCAGGCATCAACAGTGATACACCTCAGCCAGAAGGTGGTCAAATTGATGTTGATCATAAGGGGGAGCCTACAGGAGTATTTAGAGAACATGCTATAGGACTCATTTATGATTTTATTGAATCACCAGGTCTAGATGAGATAAAAAGTATGATCTATGAAGTTTGTAGATTAGCTCTCAAAGACGGTATTACTTCTATACAAACAGATGATTTCCAAACCTTCTCTGACAGTGATTATGATAAAATAATTCAAGCTTACGAGGAGTTAAAAGAGGAAGGAAATCTGCCTATACGAATTTATCAACAATGTCTGTTGCAGGAACTCAATGATTTAAAGCAGTTTTTAGATAAAGGCTATTATACAGGTTATGGAGATGAATATTTTAAAATAGGACCATTAAAATTGCTAGCAGATGGGTCTCTTGGAGCAAGAACAGCACTATTATCACAACCTTATGAGGATGATCCATCAACATGTGGTATAGGGGTATTTACCCAAGAAGAGTTGGACGCTATAGTAACTTATGCGCATGATAATGGAATGCAGATAGCTATTCATTGTATCGGAGATGAAATCCTTGATAGAGCTATTAAAAGTTATGAGAAAGCACTTCAACTGCAGCCAAGAAATAATCATCGACATGGTATTGTTCATTGTCAGATAACAAGAGAAGATCTTACAAGTCGCTTAATAAAGAGTAATATTATAGCTTATATACAGCCTATTTTTTTGGATTCTGATATCCCTATTGTTGAAAAAAGAATTGGAAAGGATAGAGCTAAGGTAAGCTATAATTTTAAGACCATGATGGACTTAGGTATTCATACACCCTATGGTTCCGATTGCCCAGTAGAGCCTTTTAACGTGATGAAAAGTATTTTTTGTGCGGTTACTAGAGAAGATCTACATGGTGTTCCAAAAGGAGGTTGGCTACCTGATCAGAAAGTAACTTTAATGGAGGCATTGCACAATTATACTAAAGAAAGCGCTTATGCTTCATTTGAAGAACATCTTAAAGGCTCCATTGAAGAAGGGTTATTAGCAGACCTAGTCGTACTTGACAGGGATATTATGAATTTATCTAATGATTTATTAAAAGATGTCTTAGTGGATATGACTATTGTCAATGGTGAAATTAAATATATGAGAGACTATTAA
- a CDS encoding DUF5317 family protein: protein MLPEAVLSSVIIALIRKGKFTNFEHVYIKGWYLILLSALVQVASAKLYLGKNEAIINILDNYYFYIHILSYILLLIGLILNIERKSFQLITVGTVLNFICILANNGTMPVHVPYGPNPKVDLWHSILDEGTRLITFADVIPIPKPYPFPKLLSIGDLLIIVGTFIFIQNCMVVKEKYSNKNFLLR, encoded by the coding sequence ATGTTACCTGAAGCGGTTTTATCATCAGTTATCATAGCTTTAATTCGGAAAGGTAAATTTACGAATTTCGAGCATGTATACATTAAAGGATGGTATTTAATATTATTGAGTGCTTTGGTACAAGTAGCAAGTGCAAAGCTGTACCTAGGGAAGAATGAAGCAATTATAAATATTCTAGATAATTACTATTTTTATATACATATACTTTCGTATATTCTTTTATTAATTGGACTTATCCTTAACATTGAAAGAAAATCTTTTCAGTTAATAACGGTAGGTACAGTCCTTAACTTTATTTGTATTTTAGCTAATAATGGGACAATGCCTGTTCATGTTCCTTATGGACCTAATCCTAAAGTAGATCTATGGCATTCTATTTTAGATGAGGGTACCCGTCTTATTACATTCGCAGACGTAATCCCAATACCTAAGCCTTATCCATTTCCGAAGTTACTAAGTATTGGTGATTTACTTATCATTGTTGGTACGTTCATATTTATTCAGAATTGTATGGTGGTAAAAGAAAAATACAGTAACAAGAACTTCCTGTTAAGATAA
- a CDS encoding HD-GYP domain-containing protein translates to MSKKLRAYIGLIYFLAILMLCYLGVRYDNLNYFDIILWGLLVTVTESFLIELPNRPVGVSVGTAISVVAIMVGGPLFAAIVTAIGFIFRMPYISGRGRIHLFNTPLYKTAFNVAQAIIINGVAGLLYLYFTKGQLEIYSLHILILVIFCYEIVNAIIMSGLFTLVTERSYVTLLKEHIKEICINSFGIGIIGIIIALSYMHYGYPAVILFFAPLLLARYTFKLYIDMRNIYIDTIQALNKALECKDTYTSGHTKRVEKYAVDLAKAMGMSEKQIQKVSTAALMHDIGKIGVPDNILNKASSLTKVEYEQIQSHPAIGANILSNVDFLKDIAEIIRCHHERADGKGYPNHLTQDQIPIESSILSIADVYDAMTSDRPYRKALSKEEAIKELIDNSGTQFVPELVDEFLKIIA, encoded by the coding sequence ATGTCAAAAAAACTTAGAGCTTATATTGGTCTAATCTATTTCTTAGCTATCTTGATGCTTTGTTATTTGGGTGTTAGATATGATAACTTAAATTATTTTGATATAATTTTATGGGGATTGTTAGTTACTGTAACTGAGTCATTTTTAATTGAGTTACCAAATAGACCTGTTGGTGTTTCGGTTGGAACTGCTATATCAGTTGTTGCAATTATGGTTGGGGGACCGTTATTTGCGGCTATAGTTACTGCTATTGGTTTTATTTTCCGTATGCCCTACATATCAGGTAGAGGGCGGATACACTTATTTAATACACCTCTATATAAAACAGCTTTTAATGTAGCTCAAGCAATTATCATAAATGGTGTTGCAGGGTTGCTATATCTTTATTTTACAAAAGGTCAGTTAGAAATCTATTCTTTACATATTTTGATTTTAGTTATTTTTTGTTATGAAATAGTTAATGCAATAATAATGTCAGGTTTATTTACCCTAGTAACAGAACGATCTTATGTTACTTTATTAAAGGAGCATATTAAAGAAATATGTATAAACTCTTTTGGAATTGGCATAATAGGCATCATCATAGCGCTTTCATATATGCACTATGGATATCCAGCGGTCATATTATTTTTTGCACCTTTACTTTTAGCAAGGTATACATTTAAATTGTACATAGATATGCGTAATATTTACATCGATACAATCCAAGCATTAAATAAAGCTCTGGAGTGCAAAGACACATATACAAGTGGTCACACTAAGAGAGTAGAAAAATATGCTGTTGATTTGGCGAAAGCAATGGGAATGTCTGAGAAACAGATTCAGAAAGTTAGTACAGCAGCGTTAATGCATGACATTGGTAAAATAGGTGTGCCTGATAATATTTTGAATAAAGCATCATCTTTAACAAAGGTAGAGTATGAGCAAATTCAATCGCATCCAGCTATTGGAGCCAATATCCTATCCAATGTGGACTTCTTAAAGGATATTGCTGAAATTATCAGATGTCATCATGAAAGGGCTGATGGAAAGGGCTATCCTAATCATCTGACTCAGGATCAGATTCCTATCGAATCTTCAATTCTATCTATAGCTGACGTTTATGATGCAATGACATCCGATAGACCTTATAGGAAAGCCTTATCTAAAGAGGAAGCTATAAAGGAATTAATTGATAATTCTGGAACACAGTTTGTACCTGAACTTGTTGATGAGTTTCTTAAGATAATTGCCTAA
- a CDS encoding rhodanese-like domain-containing protein, with protein sequence MFGLFDNLLKKNYENITAKEVESLINDKNTQIIDVRESYEYKSGHIPKAKLIPLGQLTGRLNEVNKNKQVILVCASGSRSGRAANLLAGEGYNVKNMTGGMSAWRAKLSY encoded by the coding sequence ATGTTTGGATTATTTGATAACCTGTTGAAAAAAAACTATGAAAACATAACAGCTAAAGAAGTTGAAAGTCTTATAAATGATAAAAATACACAAATTATCGATGTGCGAGAATCCTATGAATATAAAAGTGGTCATATACCAAAAGCTAAATTAATTCCTTTAGGCCAACTTACAGGTCGTTTGAATGAGGTTAATAAAAATAAACAAGTCATCCTAGTGTGTGCAAGTGGTTCAAGAAGTGGTAGGGCTGCAAACTTGCTAGCTGGTGAAGGGTATAACGTCAAAAATATGACAGGCGGCATGAGCGCATGGAGAGCAAAACTTTCTTACTAA
- a CDS encoding HAD family hydrolase has translation MKNTAAFFDIDGTLYREGLITEIFKKLIKSEIIEQQRWYNEVRENYNKWDKRQGNYDDYLIKMADIYVDAVKGMHRSHIDFIAKKVINQKGDRVYTFTRDRIKWHLDQGHKVITISGSPAELVREMAKKHGFHDYLGSEYVIDKNDLYTGEVVPMWDSVNKHKAIEHFVKKYEIDLSQSYAYGDTAGDFSMMQLVGHPVAINPTRELLTKLKSDETTKGKVQIVVERKDMVYVLRPDCIQIN, from the coding sequence ATGAAAAATACAGCTGCTTTTTTTGATATAGATGGTACACTTTATCGAGAGGGTTTAATTACTGAAATTTTCAAAAAACTTATTAAATCAGAAATCATTGAACAACAACGCTGGTATAATGAAGTTCGAGAGAACTATAATAAGTGGGATAAGCGTCAAGGTAACTATGACGACTACCTTATAAAAATGGCAGATATTTATGTAGATGCAGTAAAAGGTATGCATCGTTCTCATATTGATTTCATTGCCAAAAAAGTGATTAATCAAAAAGGGGATCGCGTTTATACTTTCACTCGAGATCGAATTAAATGGCATCTTGACCAAGGTCATAAAGTTATCACTATTTCTGGCTCCCCTGCAGAACTTGTTAGAGAGATGGCCAAAAAACATGGTTTCCATGATTATCTAGGTTCAGAGTACGTAATCGATAAAAATGATCTCTATACTGGTGAAGTAGTACCTATGTGGGATTCTGTTAACAAGCATAAGGCCATAGAACACTTTGTCAAAAAATATGAGATTGATTTGTCCCAATCTTATGCTTATGGTGATACAGCAGGTGATTTTAGTATGATGCAACTTGTTGGTCACCCAGTCGCTATTAACCCTACAAGAGAGTTGCTTACTAAACTTAAATCCGATGAAACAACAAAGGGTAAAGTACAGATTGTCGTTGAGCGTAAGGACATGGTATATGTATTACGACCAGATTGTATTCAGATTAATTAG
- a CDS encoding DUF952 domain-containing protein, whose product MIIFTATDKQWVTIQNQNQFVSPSLETEGFIHCCYPHQILWVLNKHFIAEKGVMIVCINENELTSKWKSEDLSQKGQDFPHVYGPINKEAVIDHFWIESDLEGIYQKNEKLSQLVDIKNNI is encoded by the coding sequence ATGATTATTTTTACGGCAACTGATAAGCAATGGGTTACAATTCAAAATCAAAATCAATTTGTAAGTCCAAGTTTGGAAACAGAAGGATTTATTCATTGCTGCTATCCTCATCAAATATTATGGGTACTCAATAAGCATTTTATAGCTGAAAAGGGAGTTATGATTGTATGTATTAATGAAAATGAACTTACGAGTAAGTGGAAAAGTGAGGATTTATCCCAAAAGGGTCAAGACTTCCCCCATGTTTATGGACCCATCAATAAAGAGGCAGTTATAGATCATTTTTGGATTGAATCCGATCTAGAAGGCATCTATCAGAAGAATGAAAAGCTTAGCCAGCTTGTGGATATTAAGAACAATATATAA